The DNA segment TGAAGGCCGACTGGATTGCCGTGTACGTGGAAACGCCCGCGCTGCAACGTCTGCCGGACGCACGCCGTGAACGCACGCTCAACGCGTTGAAGCTCGCGGCGGAACTCGGCGCCGAGACCGCCACGCTTGCCGCCGCCAACGCGGTGACGGCGCTGATCGGCTACGCGCAGGCGCGCAATGTGTCGAAACTCGTGGCGGGCGCGTCGCCCCGCACGGGTCCCGGACGCTGGCTGCGCCGGCCGCTTGGCGAGCGCATTGCAGAATGCGCGGGCGATCTCGATCTCACGCTGATTCGCGCGTCGGCGGAACGCGACGGCGGCGAGCAGCGGCGCCTGCTGAACACCACCGCCAACGCGTGGCGCGAAGCGTTGAGCGCGGCGCGCGAACGCCGTTCGCCGCCGCGTGCGTACGGCATGGCGATCGCCATCTGCGCGGGCATCACATTGCTCGCCAGCCAGTTGATCGACCATATCGATCTGACCAATCTCGTCATGCTGTATCTGCTCGGCGTGATTTTTACGGCGGTCAGGCTGGGGCGCGGCCCGGGCGTGGTGTTGTCGTTCCTGAGCGTGGCCGCGTTCGACTTTTTCTTCGTGCCGCCGCGCATGTCGCTGTCGGTGTCCGACACGCAATACCTGCTGACCTTTCTGAGCATGCTGCTGACGTCGCTCGTCATCAGCCATCTCACGTCGAGCCTGCGGCGCGAGGCAAGCGTCGCGCGCCGGCGGGAGCAGCGTACCGGCGCAATGTACGCGATGGCGCGCGAGCTGGCCGCGGCGCTCACCACCGAGCAGATCGTCGGGATCGGCAGCCGCCATGTAAGCGAGGTGTTCGGCGCGCGCGTCGCCATCCTGCTGCCGGATAGCGCCGATCAGGTCAAGCAGAAGATCGAGGACCCGGACGCGGCGATCACGCTCGACGGCGAGATGCTCGACAGCGACGTCGGTCAATGGGTCTACGATCAGCAGAAGCCGGCCGGGCACGGCACGGACACCTTGCCCGCCGCGGCCGCGCTGTATCTGCCGCTCAAGGCGCCGATGCGCACGCGAGGCGTGCTGGCCGTCGCGCTGCACGACGAGCGCGAACTGGACGTGCCCGAGCAGCAGCGCATGCTCGACGCGTTCGCCGCGCAGATTGCGCTCGCGCTGGAGCGCGTGCACTACGTGGACATTGCGCGCGACGCGCTCGTCAACATGGAGTCCGAGCGCTTGCGCAATTCGCTGCTGTCCGCGATTTCCCACGATCTGCGCACGCCGTTGACGACGATCGTCGGTTTTGCGTCGATGCTCGCGCAGTCGCGTGAAGCGCCCTCCGGCGACAAGCCGCACGCCAGCACCGACGAGCTCGTCGACGCGATCCATGAAGAAGCACTGCGCATGACCGGCATCGTCACGAATCTGCTCGACATGGCGCGTCTGCAGGCAGGCAGCCTGCAACTGAACCAGCAGTGGACGCTGCTGGAAGAGACCGTCGGCGCCGCGTTGCGCGCCTGCAGGCGCGTGCTGGCGGATCATCCGGTGCAGGTGAAACTGCCAGCCGATCTGCCGCTGCTGCATCTGGATGCGGTGCTGATGGAGCGGCTCTTCTCCAATCTGTTTGAAAACGCGGCCAAGTACAGCACGGCCGGCACCCCATTGACGATCGGCGCGCAAACCGTGGACGCGGACGGCCAAACGTTCGTGCGCGTGAACGTGGACGACAATGGGCCCGGTTTGCCGGCCGGTATGGAGACGCGCGTGTTCGAGAAATTCACGCGCGGCGAAAAGGAGTCGGCGAAGCCCGGCATCGGTCTTGGCCTCGCGATCTGCCGCGCGATCGTGGAAGCGCATGGCGGTACAATCGGCGCGCTCAACCGGATCGCCGCCGACGGCCGCGTTGAAGGCGCGCGCTTCTGGTTCACCCTGCCGGTCCAGACGCCGCCCGACGCGCCGGATGCGCTGGAGGCACTCGAAGCACTCGATGCTTCCAAGCCGCTCGACACGCCTGACCGGCTCGACACGCCCGACACGCTCCAGGACCCACGCGCGCATCCGGTTCCGCACGACTTAACCCCTAACCCGCTGGCCGGACCCCCTCATGAGTGACCCGAGCATCACGGTCGTTTTGATTGAAGATGAAAAGCAGATCCGCCGTTTCGTGCGCACGGCGCTGGAAGGCGAAGGCATCACGGTGCACGATGCCGAAACCGGCAAGCAGGGGCTCGTCGAAGCGGCGACGCGCAAGCCCGACCTCGTGATAGTCGATCTCGGCCTGCCCGACACGGACGGTCTGGACGTGATACGCGAGTTGCGTGGCTGGAGCGAGCTGCCGGTGATCGTGCTGTCCGCGCGTACGCAGGAAAGCGAGAAGGTCGCCGCGCTCGATGCCGGCGCCGACGACTACCTGACGAAGCCATTCGGCGTGTCGGAACTGCTCGCGCGGATTCGTGCGCATATGCGGCGGCGCAATCAGGGCGGCGCGAGCGAGTCGCCGCAAGTGCGCTTCGGCGCGGTGATCGTCGATCTCGCGTTGCGCCAGGTGACGCGCGACGGCGCGGCAATCCATCTCACACCGATCGAGTACCGCCTGCTCGCAACACTGGTGCGGCACGCCGGACGCGTGCTGACCCACCGCCAGTTGCTGCGCGACGTGTGGGGACCGTCGCACGTGGAAAGCCACCACTATCTGCGCATCTACATGGCGCATCTGCGCGGCAAGCTGGAACGCGACCCGGCGCAGCCTGAACACATCGTGACCGAAACGGGCGTCGGCTACCGGCTGGTGGGGGCAACTTGATATAATTTCAGTTCGTAAGGACGGCCTTGCGAGACTTTCTGTCATAGACAAACGGGGACGGCCCCATCTCATCATGGAGCTGTCTCATGTCCTGGATTCTTCTGCTGATCGCCGGTTTGCTCGAAGTAGCGTGGGCCGCCGGCCTCAAGACCTCTGAAGGTTTTACCCGCTTCTGGCCGTCCGTGTTCACGGTCGTGACTGCACTCGGCAGCTTCGCGCTGCTTGCCATGGCCATGCGGCAGTTGCCGCTCGGCACGGCTTACGCGGTCTGGACGGGCATCGGCGCGGTCGGCGCCTTCATTTTCGGCATCGTGATAATGGGTGAAACGCTGAGCGTGGCGCGGGTCGCGAGCGCCTTGCTGATCGTGATCGGCCTGATTGGACTCAAGCTCACGTCCGGGCACTGAGTTGTTTATGGTGCGCAGGCCGCGCCATTCGGACGGCCATCGCACCGCGGTCATGCGCCGGGCGGGGCCGATCGGCCGCCGCGGCCGGTTTCGCCATTTTTTGGCCACTCTGCGTCCTGCGAATTAACGTGGCTATAATGGGATCAAATCCAACCTGACATTGTCCGCGGCCGGCCGCGGCCCGCTCGGCGCGGCCGAGCCAGGCGCGGCCGGACAAGCGCGGCTGGGCAGGCGCGGCCGGTCAGGCGCGGGTCTGACGACTTCGGTGCGGCCGACAGCCTCGGTTGCGCCACCGGAGCGCCCGGCACGCGCAGCGCGCCTGGAGGCGGCCATGCTTGAACCACTATCGCTTGCTGCAGGGCTCTCATGGGGCAGCGGCTTGCGCCTTTATCTCACGGTCCTGCTGGCCGGTGTCTTCGAACGTCTCGGCTTGATCCATCTGCCTGACACGCTATCGGCGTTGTCGTCGCCGTGGGTGATCGGCGTGGCGGCCGTGCTGACCCTCACTGAATTTCTCGCCGACAAGATTCCCGCGTTCGACTCGCTGTGGGACGCGGTCCACACTTTTATCCGCATTCCGGCCGGCGCCATGCTGGCTGCCGGCGCGCTCGGCCACGCCGATCCGGCCCTGCTGACGGTCGCCGCGCTCGCGGGCGGCACGCTTGCCGGCACCGCGCATCTTGCGAAAGCGGGCACGCGTGCGCTGATCAATCTGTCGCCGGAACCGGTGTCGAATGTCGTCACCTCCACGGCCGAAGACGGTCTGGTGGTCGGCGGCATGCTGCTCGCGCTGTTCGTGCCGCTGCTGTTTCTGGTGCTGATGATCGGCTTCCTGATGCTGGCCGGCTGGGCGCTGCCGCGCTTGTGGCGTGGCGTGCAGGGCGGCTTTCGCGGCATGGCGACGCACATGGTGTCGCGTTTTGCGAGGAGCAGGCACGATTGAGCGATAGGGCGAGTGGTTCCTTGTTGCGCGCAGCCCCAGCGGCGCGCCGTTTCAGCGGCGCTGACCTTGTGCGCCAGTCTATCCGCATGACGGTGCGCGACTGGCGCGCCGGCGAACTCACGATGCTGCTGCTCGCGCTGGTGCTCGCGGTCGCGGCATTGTCGAGCGTCGGCTTTCTGGCCGACCGTTTGCACCAGGGGCTCGAGCGCGACGCGCGACGCATGATCGCCGCGGACTTCATCGTGCGGGCCGATCATCCCGTCGATCCGCAATTCGCGCAGCAGGCAAAAGCACTCGACCTGAGCACCGCGAACACAGCGATTTTCCCCAGCATGGTGAGTTCGACCAGCGCGCAGCCCGTGTCGCGGCTCGCAGCGGTCAAGGCGGTGTCGCCGGGCTATCCGTTGCGCGGCGAACTCAAGATCGCGTCCGCGCCTGATGCGCCCGATCATCCCGTCCGATCCATTCCGGCGGCCGGCACGGTGTGGGTCGACGAGGCGCTGCTGGACGCACTGAAGGTTCGGGTCGGCGACAAGGTCAAGGTGGGCAGCCGCGAGTTCACGATCGGCGCGGTGATTACGCGTGAGCTGGATCGCGGCTTTTCGTTCGTCAATTTTTCGCCGCGGCTCATGCTGCGTCAGGACGACTTGCAGTCCACGGGCCTGATCACCTACGGCAGCCGCGTCACCTACCGGCTACTGGTGGCGGGCACGGACGCGTCGGTGGCGCAATTCGCCCGGTTCGCCCATGCCAGGGTGGACGGCGGCAAGATGCGCGGCGTCGCGCTCGAATCGCTGCAGGACGGCCAGCCGCAGGTGCGTCAGACGCTCGACCGCGCGAGCCACTTCCTCACGCTCGTGTCGCTGCTTACCGCGCTGCTGGCGGCGGTGGCAATCGCAATGGCCGCGCACCGCTATATGCGTCGCCATCTGGACGGCTGCGCGGCGATGCGCTGCCTCGGCGTGAGCCAGGCGACGCTGCGCGCGCTATTCACGCTCGAATTCGTCGGCCTGGGTTTGATTGGCGGCGCGCTCGGCGTCGTGCTCGGTTTTCTCGGGCATCTCGCGTTGCTGACATGGCTTGGCAGCCTGATCGACGTCGTGCTGCCGTATCCGACCGCGTGGCCCGCGCTCGAAGGTATCGCGGCCGGTCTGGTGCTGCTGCTGGGGTTTGCCTTGCCGCCGCTGCTGCCGTTGACCCGCGTGCCGCCTGTGCGCGTGTTGCGGCGTGAATGGGGCGAGGCGGGGCGTACAGCGTGGGCGGCGTACGCGCTCGGCATCGTGCTGTTCGCCGCCTTGCTGATCGTCGCGGCGGGCGAGTTGAAACTGGGCGGTATCGTTGCGGGAGGGTTTGCGGGCGGCCTGCTGGTGTTCGCGGTGATCGCGCGGCTCGCATTGTGGGGCGCGGCGCGCGTGGTGCGCAGCGAGCGGGTGAATGCGGGCATCGGCTGGCGTTATGCGCTGGCGTCGCTCGAACGGCGCAGCGGCGCGAGCGCGCTGCAGATCACCGCGCTCGGCATTGGCCTCATGTGCCTGTTGCTGATCGCGATGACGCGCAACGATCTGGTGGCAGGCTGGCGCAAATCCACGCCGCCCGATGCGCCGAACGAATTCATCATCGACATTCAGCCGGATCAGCGTGCGGCCGTCACGCAGTACCTCGACGCGCACGGCGTAACCGGCACCACCCTGTCGCCGATGGTGCGCGGCCGGCTGACCGCGATCAACGGCAAGCCGGTGAATCCGGATTCGTTCAAAGGCGACGACGCCAAACGTCTCGTGGATCGCGAATTCAACCTGTCTTACACGACCGAGCTGCCCGACGACAACCGTATCGCGGCCGGCGCCTGGTACGGCGACACGACCCGGCCGCAGATTTCGATCGAGCAGGGACTCGCGAAGCTGATTAACGTGAAGCCCGGCGACGTGTTGCGCTTCGACGTGACCGGTTTGCAGATCGACGCGCCCGTGACGAGCGTGCGCAAGCTCGACTGGGGTTCATTCAAGGTCAACTTCTTCGTGCTGATGCCGCCGGCCGCGTTGCACGATTTTCCGGCGACGTTCATCACCAGCTTCCATCTGCCGCCGGACAAGCAGTCGACCATCGACGGACTGATCTCCACCTATCCGAACCTGACCGCCATCGATACCGGGCCAATTCTCGCGCAGGTTCAGCGCGTGCTGCAGCAGGTGATCGGCGCGGTCCAGTTCCTGTTTGCGTTCACGCTCGCGGCGGGCGTGCTGGTGCTGTACGCGGCGCTCGCCGGCACGCGTGACGAGCGTATGCGAGAATCCGCGCTGCTGCGCGCGCTCGGCGCATCGCATCGTCAGGTGCGCGCGGTGCAGGTGGCCGAATTCGTCGCCGTGGGCGCATTGGCCGGCCTGATGGCGGCGGTCGGCGCTGAAGTGATCGGCTATCTGCTGGCTACGCGTGTGTTCGAGTTTTATCTGGGCGTCGACCCGTGGTTGCTGCCCGCGGGCATCGCGGCGGGCATCGCGTGTGCGGGCGTCGGCGGCTGGCTGAGCTTGCGGCACGTGCTGGCGCGTCCGGCGTTGCAGTCTTTGCGGGACGCGTGACTTCTTTTGCTGCAAGTGAATCGTGAGTGGATGTGAGCAGGTATGAGTGATCTCGACGACGAAGTGTCCGCGGCGCAGCCGACGGCCTTCGAACTGGTCGGCGGCGAAGCGCGGGTGCGCGAACTGATCGACCGATTTTATGACCTGATGGATCTCGAACCGGAATTCGCCGGGATTCGGGCGCTGCATCCCGCGTCGCTCGACGGCTCGCGCGACAAGTTCTTCTGGTTCCTGTGCGGATGGCTCGGCGGCCCGGATCATTACATCAGCCGTTTCGGGCATCCCCGTCTGCGGGCGCGGCATTTGCCGTTTGCGATCGCATCGAACGAGCGCGACCAGTGGCTGCGCTGCATGGCGTGGGCCATGGAAGACATCGGCCTGTCCGAAGCGCTCAGAGAGCGCCTGCTCGGCTCGTTCTTCGAAACCGCCGACTGGATGCGCAATCGCAATGGTTGACGCGGGCGGCGAAGCGGGGTCAGCGGCGAACTACGTCGCGGACTACGCCGCGGACTACGCCGCATTACCGCCGCCAGCCCGCGAGGTGCTCGAGTGCTGGTTCGGCTCGCCCGATGCGGCGGATTTTGGCCACGAGCGCAAGATCTGGTTTCGCCGCAACAAAGCGTTCGACGCGATGCTGCTGGAGCGCTTCGGCGCGCTCATCGACGCGGGACGGGACGGTTTGCTGGACAGCTGGCAAGCCACGCCGTTGGGGGCGCTGGCGCTTGTCATCGTGCTGGATCAGTTTTCGCGCAATGGCTATCGGCACACGCCGCGCGCTTTCGCCGCCGACCACAAGGCGCTCGCGGTCGCACAACGGATGATCGCGGCCGGCGCTGACCGTCTGTTGCCTACCGCGCAGCATCGTGCGTTCGCGTACCTGCCTTTCGAACACGACGAAACACTCGCGAGCCAGCGCGAGTCGCTGCGGCTATTCACCCAATTGTTGGCCGAGCCCGGCGGCGAATCGTATTACCGGTTCGCGCAACGGCATGCAAAAGTAATCGAGCGATTCGGACGGTTTCCGCATCGCAATGCCGTGCTCGGCCGTCAATCGACGGCCGACGAGCTCGAGTTCCTGAAGCAGCGCGGGTCGTCGTTCTAGGGTTGCGCTCTGCGTGCGTTAATCGTCGTCCTCAGCCGTGGCGTTGGCCGGCGTGCGCACGAAGACCCGCAGCAGTTCATCGTTGTCGCCTGGTCTCGCGCCCGTCCAGAAGAGCCGCCAGTCGCCTGCCGGCGCCCGCGCGTTGGTGCGGCGGCTTTCGTCGATCAACCATGTGCATGGGGTGCTGGCGGCATCGGTGGTCGGATGATGTTCGATGCCCGTGAAGTAGTACAGCATCGGCGCCTCGGATTCGCCGAGACCCGTGCTGGCCATGCAATCGCCGTCGTTCCACTCCGCGCTCATCCTGGCGCCGAGGTCCTCGAACACCGAGCGATAGCTCTTCGCATAATCGAGCCACGGCAGCAGCAGCGTGCTGACGAGTCCCCACGCGAGAATCGCACCCGCGCACCAGCTCAGCGCGCCGCGCCATTTGCCTGCGTATTTGAAGATGGGCAGCAGCCACAGCCAGCCAAACGTCAACAGAAGTGCAGCGGCCATCAGCCCGGGTTTGACGGGCAGCACCCAGTCGAGCGGCAGCCAGCGGCCGAGCCGGTGCAGCGACGCATGCGTGTTGACCGGATCGCTCATGATCGACCAGATGATCCACGCGAGCGCCGCCGTGCTGCCGAACAGCACGCGGCTCGCCATGTCCCAGCTCGCGTGCAGACGTCGCGGCAAACACTCCACGCCTTGCATCGCCACCAGCGCGAGCGGCGCGATGAACGGCAGGATGTACAGTTCACGCACCGTCGCCGAGCTTTGCAGCACAGCGAAGCCCGTACCCGCGAAAATCACCGGCAACGCGACGCTGGGTTCGCGCCAGCGCCGCCAGGCGCCACCGGCGAGCGCCGCAAGTGCGAGCGGCACGACCGGAAAGCCGACGCTCAATACCGTACGCAGCACGAAGAAGCGGCTCTCGTTTTCCGACCCGAGTTCCGCCACCGAGAAGCCGAAGAAACGCCCGACGTTGTTATCCCACAGCCACACCTTGAAGAGCGCTTCGGAGCGCAGATAGAAGCAGACCGGCCAGATCAGCGCGAATGGCGCGCACACCAGCGCGGCGATGCCGAGCGCGCGGGCGAAGCTGCGCGTGCGGCAAGCGGGATAGAGTGCAAGGACGGCGCAGGTCGTCGCACCGAACACGAGCGGCACGAACAGCCCCTTGGCGAGCAGACTCACGCCGACGCCCGCGCCGAACATCGCCGCGCCGCTAAGAATGGCGTGCTGACGCTCGCGCGATTCGCGCGGCAATGCGCCCGTGAAGTCGCGCAGATGCACGAGCACCAGTTCGAACAGCCCGCAAAAGCCGAGCGCCGCGCCGGCCATCAATGCGACATCGGTCATCATGTCGTGCACGTGCTTGATGACGACAAGCGTGCTCGCAAACAGCGCGATCGTGCCGATCACGCGCAGATCAAACCAGCTCGACGCCGACACCGCGCGGCGTGCGACGCGTGCGGTGTAGTACACGGTGAGTCCCGCGAACAGCGCACTCGCGAGTCGCGCGGCGTCGTGTAACGGCAGGTAGCGGCCGAACATCCACGCCAGGCCGGCGGCGACCCAGTCGTAAATCGGCGGCTTTTCGACGAACGGTTGTCCGGCATTGGTCGGCACGACGAGATCGCCCGTGACCAGCATGTGCTGGACGATGCCGAACGTGTAGGTCTCGTCCTGCTTCCACGGATCGTGGCCGAGCGTGCCCGGCAGCAACCACGCGCAGAGGATCGCCAGCGCCACGAGCCATATCAGCGGCCGCACGCTCGCGAGCGCGCGCCAGCGCTGTTCGGCGCGGGTGACGGGTGCATTCTTGCCGGTCAGCGTGTCGGCGGCGTCAATGCTCTGGGCGTCGCCGGTATGGTGCGGTGTAGCAGGCGCGGACGGACGAGCCGGCGCAGCGTTATACAACGTGCCCGGATGCGCTTCGGACGCGTGCGCGCCGGTGTCGGCATGCGGAGGCTGGCCGGTTGCCGGATGCATCTGAGTGCTGTCGGTCGACGCGCCGGGCACGGACGCGCCATTCCCTGCGGGCCAACGCACCGGTGGGTTCTCGTGCATGAGGATCTCTGATCGCCGTACACGGCGGCATAGGCCGTGTACTGGTTTTTTCACCGTCTTTCAGACGCGGCTGCGTCCGATCGCAGCGATTGTAGTCTCAGAGTATTACGGACGATTACAGAAAAGCTGAAACATGGGGTGCAAGCAGGTGCATTGCCCCATTTCTCTGTCTGAACGGGAAGGCCGGAGGCAACGCGCTTGCGAGGGAATGGCGGATGAAAGACCGTGCCGGCAACGCTTTGAGAGGCAACGCAACGCAATGCTGCGCCTAGCGGCCACCGGCAACGTCGAGCACCGCGCCTGTTACATACGACGCGGCGTCGCTCAAAAGCCAAACGATACTCTCAGCCACCTCGTCGGCGCGGCCCGGACGGCCAAGCGGCGTGCTCGCGCCGAGTTGCGCGGCGCGGTCCGGCTTGCCGCCGCTCGCATGGATCTCGGTGTCGATCAGGCCGGGGCGCACCGCGTTCACGCGCACGCCGCGCGGGCCGAGTTCTTTCGCGAGCCCGAGCGTCATCGTATCGACCGCGCCTTTCGAGCCCGCGTAGTCCACGTATTCATTGGGCGACCCGAGCCGCGCCGCCGCCGACGACACGTTGACGATCACGCCACCCGCGCCGCCGCGGTCGGTGGACATGCGGCGCGCGGCTTCGCGCGCGCACAGATAGGCGCCGAGCACGTTGACGTCGAACATGCGTTTCAGGCGTGCAAGGTCCATGTCGGCGAGCGGCATGCCGGGTGCGACAATGCCGGCGTTGTTCACGAGCGCGTCGATGCGGCCGAACGTCCGGTGCAGCGTGTCGAACATGGCGAGCACGTCGGCCTCACGGGCGACGTCGCCGGGAATCGCCAGCGCCGCGCCGCCCGCTCGCTGCACTTCGGCGACGGTTTCCTGCGCGGCGGCCAGATTGCTCGCGTAGTTCACGCCGACAGACCAGCGTTGCGCGCCCAGCAAACGCGCGGTGGCCCGGCCGATGCCGCGGCTGCCGCCGGTGATCAGGACGACTTGGGTCATTGCAACCTCGCTAGTGTGCGCAATGCGCTCGGTGGTGCGCCGCGCAGGGAACGCGGCGCTTGCTCAGGCGGTGCGGCGGGCGCAGCCTGCCGCATGCAGGCTGCTGAACGGCAGGTGCGGCGTTAAACCGCGTCGCGCTTGACCGCCCACTTGTCGCTGACCGGCGGCTCGTAGCGCTGCAGCTTGCCGATCAACGCGGCAGGATTGGCGTCGACTTGCAGAATGTCGAAATATGTCTGCCGCATGAAGCCTTCCTCGACCGTATGCTGAAGCATGCTGATCAGCGGATCATAAAAGCCGTCGATATTCAGCAGTGCCACCGGTTTCTGGTGATAGCCCAGCTGCGCCCACGTGAAGACTTCGAACAGCTCTTCGAGTGTGCCCGCGCCGCCTGGCATCGCGACGAACGCGTCGGACAGATCGGCCATCATTTTCTTGCGATGATGCATGTCCGGCACCACGTGCAATTCGGTCAGCCCGTTGTGGCCGACCTCCTTGTTGACGAGCAATTCGGGAATCACGCCGATTGCGCGGCCGCCTTCGGCCATCACCGTGTCGGCGATCACGCCCATCAGGCCGACCTTGCCGCCGCCGTACACCAGCGCGAGATCACTTTGCACCAGCGCGCGACCGAACGCGCGCGCCGCTTCCGCGTACAACGGTTTGGCTCCGTTCGACGAGCCGCAATACACACACACCGACTTCATGCTCAGGCGTCCTTCGGTTCGTTGCGGGGCGCGGCGCCTTCCTTGGGCGGCAGGTAGTCGTAAAACTCGCGTTTGGGCAGCTTGCCCGACACGAGATCGTCGAATATCTGCCGCGAGCGGCCGCGCAGATATGGCGCCATCAGCGACACGATCTGCACGCTCACCTGATGCAGCTCCGCGCGAATGGCTTCCTGCTCGTTGTATTTGCGCGGGTTCATCACGAACTGGTAAGACAGCCAGTACGTGCCGATCACGCCGACGTTGGTGGCGATCACGTGCAGCTCTTCGGGCGTGACGACCATTTCGCCGTCGGCGACGAGCTGTTCGCAGAACTGGCTCGCAAAGCGCACCTTGTGGCTGATGATCTGCTTGAAGTGCGTTTCCAGCGTGCGGTTACGCGCGAGCAGATCGTTCAGGTCACGATACAGGAAACGGTAGCGCCACGTGAAATCGACCATGTATTGTAGATACGACCACATTTCGTCGATCGTCGCGCGGTGGTCGTCGGGGAAACGCAGACGCTTTTCGATCTCCTGCTCGAACTGGCTGAAGATACTGTTGATGATGTCGTCTTTGTTGCGGAAGTGGTAGTACAGGTTGCCTGGACTGATTTCCATTTCCTCGGCGATCGTCGTCGTCGTGACGTTCGGCTCGCCGATTTCGTTGAACAGTTTCAACGACAGTTCGAGAATCCGTTCGCGCGTGCGGCGGGGAGGTTTGGCTTCCATGTCGTCCGGCCCTGGTGACGCCGGGCTATAGCACACAGCGGCGTGCCGCTTTCTGCGTGATCCGCCCGGACGCGGTTGGTATGTTGTGCGTCTGCAAACCTGCGGCTTACGCAGCGGATTCCCTTGCGGGCAGGAAAACGCGCATGCCAGCGCGTCTTCCGGTGAGACCGTCGGACGATTATAAACCGAGCGTTCTAATACCAATCCGATACTCAGGGTTTTTGATTTCTTCGCGGCCTGCCGCCTCGCCGCGAACGGGTGACGCGCAGGCAAGCTCACGTCGCCGCATGGCTCACGGCCATGCTCACAGCATCGCTTTCACCCAGCGCACCGCGAGCGGCCCGACGATCAGCACCCAGGTCATCAGGCACATGCCGAGCGCGACCATCACCGCCGCGCTGCCCAGGTCCTTCGCGCGGCGCGAGAGCTCGTGACGTTCGAGCGAGATCCGGTCGATTGCCGCTTCGACGCTCGAATTCAGCAACTCCACGATCAGCACCAGCAGCACTGAGCCGAGCAGCAACACGCGCGACACCGGCTCGACCGGCACCAGCACGCCACACGGAATCAGGATCGCGGCAAGCGTGAGCTCCTGGCGAAACGCGCTTTCCTCGCGAATCGCGACGCGAAAGCCCGCGAGCGAATTTTTCATCGCGTGCCACGCGCGGGTGAGGCCGCGATTGCCCTTGTATGGGTTGAAGGGCAACGGCGCGAGCGGGTCGTCGGGGCTGAGAGGCTCGTTCGCGCGGTCTTCGGCATCGGCGCTCGCATCGTCATATGCCGCGCGGCCGCCGTCGATCTTCGCGTCGATGTCCGCGCGATCCTCTTCCGCGCGCCGCTCGCCGCCCGATGCGCCGGTCACGGCTTCCACGCCGCTCAGAGCCGGCGTGCGATGCCCAGGGTGAGTGACCGGCGGTTCGCTGACTTCGTCGAACGGTTCGATGCTGGCGGTTTCACCGTCGATATCGACGGCGCGCAGCGCGCCGGTCGACGCGCGCGCCGCAGTGGATGGTCTGATTGGCATGGACGGCTCGGTGCGCGCGCCGCGTCACGCGGCGGCGCTTTCCTCCCGGTACGATGTGCGCGGCAGCGGTTTCAGATGCGCGGCGAACTGCTCGGACGCAGCCGCCCACGAGAAA comes from the Paraburkholderia sp. PREW-6R genome and includes:
- a CDS encoding diacylglycerol kinase, translating into MPIRPSTAARASTGALRAVDIDGETASIEPFDEVSEPPVTHPGHRTPALSGVEAVTGASGGERRAEEDRADIDAKIDGGRAAYDDASADAEDRANEPLSPDDPLAPLPFNPYKGNRGLTRAWHAMKNSLAGFRVAIREESAFRQELTLAAILIPCGVLVPVEPVSRVLLLGSVLLVLIVELLNSSVEAAIDRISLERHELSRRAKDLGSAAVMVALGMCLMTWVLIVGPLAVRWVKAML
- a CDS encoding glycosyl transferase — its product is MHENPPVRWPAGNGASVPGASTDSTQMHPATGQPPHADTGAHASEAHPGTLYNAAPARPSAPATPHHTGDAQSIDAADTLTGKNAPVTRAEQRWRALASVRPLIWLVALAILCAWLLPGTLGHDPWKQDETYTFGIVQHMLVTGDLVVPTNAGQPFVEKPPIYDWVAAGLAWMFGRYLPLHDAARLASALFAGLTVYYTARVARRAVSASSWFDLRVIGTIALFASTLVVIKHVHDMMTDVALMAGAALGFCGLFELVLVHLRDFTGALPRESRERQHAILSGAAMFGAGVGVSLLAKGLFVPLVFGATTCAVLALYPACRTRSFARALGIAALVCAPFALIWPVCFYLRSEALFKVWLWDNNVGRFFGFSVAELGSENESRFFVLRTVLSVGFPVVPLALAALAGGAWRRWREPSVALPVIFAGTGFAVLQSSATVRELYILPFIAPLALVAMQGVECLPRRLHASWDMASRVLFGSTAALAWIIWSIMSDPVNTHASLHRLGRWLPLDWVLPVKPGLMAAALLLTFGWLWLLPIFKYAGKWRGALSWCAGAILAWGLVSTLLLPWLDYAKSYRSVFEDLGARMSAEWNDGDCMASTGLGESEAPMLYYFTGIEHHPTTDAASTPCTWLIDESRRTNARAPAGDWRLFWTGARPGDNDELLRVFVRTPANATAEDDD
- a CDS encoding SDR family oxidoreductase, whose protein sequence is MTQVVLITGGSRGIGRATARLLGAQRWSVGVNYASNLAAAQETVAEVQRAGGAALAIPGDVAREADVLAMFDTLHRTFGRIDALVNNAGIVAPGMPLADMDLARLKRMFDVNVLGAYLCAREAARRMSTDRGGAGGVIVNVSSAAARLGSPNEYVDYAGSKGAVDTMTLGLAKELGPRGVRVNAVRPGLIDTEIHASGGKPDRAAQLGASTPLGRPGRADEVAESIVWLLSDAASYVTGAVLDVAGGR
- a CDS encoding TIGR00730 family Rossman fold protein codes for the protein MKSVCVYCGSSNGAKPLYAEAARAFGRALVQSDLALVYGGGKVGLMGVIADTVMAEGGRAIGVIPELLVNKEVGHNGLTELHVVPDMHHRKKMMADLSDAFVAMPGGAGTLEELFEVFTWAQLGYHQKPVALLNIDGFYDPLISMLQHTVEEGFMRQTYFDILQVDANPAALIGKLQRYEPPVSDKWAVKRDAV
- a CDS encoding TetR/AcrR family transcriptional regulator; this encodes MEAKPPRRTRERILELSLKLFNEIGEPNVTTTTIAEEMEISPGNLYYHFRNKDDIINSIFSQFEQEIEKRLRFPDDHRATIDEMWSYLQYMVDFTWRYRFLYRDLNDLLARNRTLETHFKQIISHKVRFASQFCEQLVADGEMVVTPEELHVIATNVGVIGTYWLSYQFVMNPRKYNEQEAIRAELHQVSVQIVSLMAPYLRGRSRQIFDDLVSGKLPKREFYDYLPPKEGAAPRNEPKDA
- a CDS encoding DUF924 family protein, with the translated sequence MVDAGGEAGSAANYVADYAADYAALPPPAREVLECWFGSPDAADFGHERKIWFRRNKAFDAMLLERFGALIDAGRDGLLDSWQATPLGALALVIVLDQFSRNGYRHTPRAFAADHKALAVAQRMIAAGADRLLPTAQHRAFAYLPFEHDETLASQRESLRLFTQLLAEPGGESYYRFAQRHAKVIERFGRFPHRNAVLGRQSTADELEFLKQRGSSF
- a CDS encoding group II truncated hemoglobin, encoding MSDLDDEVSAAQPTAFELVGGEARVRELIDRFYDLMDLEPEFAGIRALHPASLDGSRDKFFWFLCGWLGGPDHYISRFGHPRLRARHLPFAIASNERDQWLRCMAWAMEDIGLSEALRERLLGSFFETADWMRNRNG